Proteins found in one Terriglobia bacterium genomic segment:
- a CDS encoding HlyD family secretion protein, with protein MPDSRKPQDQELEVQDPDLHGPWPEEDTAVVRKRGVKAYLREHPGVRYALIAGIILLIVAGTYVWHYYSVRESTDDAQVDGHITPISARVGGTVISVDFHDNQHVETGAILVQLDPKDYDVAVKRAEAELADAKAAAAAARTSVPIASTSTSTGVEAAVANRTAAQREVEAANARVREAEANADKVAKDLERFKQLITKDEISRQQYDAAVAADQSARATVDASRAAVATAQSHVIQADAAVRSAQTGPQQVRVIEAKAGAADAAVEKAQANLAQAELNLQYCTVRAPEAGEVSKRSVEVGQTIQPGQPLAALVNLADIYVTANFKETQLQNMHPGQAVTIHVDAFGKDLKGHVDSIGGATGGRFSLLPADNATGNYVKVVQRVPVKIVLDPGEDPNHQLRPGMSVVPTVYTGK; from the coding sequence GTGCCGGATTCCAGAAAGCCCCAGGACCAGGAACTCGAAGTTCAAGACCCCGACCTGCACGGACCCTGGCCGGAGGAAGACACCGCGGTTGTTCGCAAACGTGGTGTCAAAGCATACCTCCGCGAACATCCCGGCGTTCGTTATGCGTTAATCGCGGGCATCATTTTGCTTATAGTCGCTGGAACGTACGTCTGGCATTACTACTCGGTTCGGGAATCGACGGATGACGCGCAGGTCGACGGCCACATCACGCCAATCAGTGCCCGCGTGGGCGGAACTGTGATCAGCGTTGACTTCCATGACAACCAGCACGTTGAGACAGGCGCGATTCTAGTTCAGCTCGACCCGAAAGACTACGACGTAGCCGTCAAACGCGCAGAGGCGGAACTGGCCGATGCGAAAGCGGCGGCGGCCGCCGCGCGCACCAGCGTGCCCATCGCAAGCACGTCCACTTCGACCGGTGTTGAAGCTGCTGTCGCCAACCGTACCGCTGCACAGCGCGAGGTCGAAGCTGCCAACGCGCGAGTCCGTGAAGCCGAAGCGAATGCGGACAAGGTTGCAAAAGACCTCGAGCGCTTCAAGCAACTGATCACGAAGGACGAGATTTCGCGTCAGCAGTATGACGCCGCAGTCGCTGCCGACCAGTCGGCGCGCGCGACAGTCGACGCTTCGCGGGCGGCAGTTGCAACTGCGCAAAGTCACGTCATACAAGCTGATGCAGCGGTTCGCAGCGCGCAAACAGGGCCGCAGCAGGTGCGCGTGATCGAAGCGAAAGCGGGTGCTGCCGACGCAGCGGTCGAGAAGGCACAGGCAAACCTCGCACAGGCGGAACTGAACCTGCAGTACTGCACGGTTCGGGCGCCGGAGGCCGGTGAGGTCAGCAAGCGCTCCGTAGAAGTCGGGCAGACGATCCAGCCGGGCCAGCCGCTGGCAGCACTCGTCAATCTCGCGGACATCTACGTCACGGCAAATTTCAAGGAAACGCAGTTGCAGAACATGCATCCCGGGCAGGCTGTAACCATCCATGTCGACGCATTCGGCAAGGACCTCAAGGGGCATGTGGATTCCATCGGTGGCGCGACGGGTGGGCGCTTCAGCCTGCTCCCTGCCGATAACGCAACCGGAAATTATGTGAAAGTGGTGCAACGTGTGCCGGTGAAGATCGTTCTGGATCCTGGGGAAGATCCGAACCACCAGCTGCGTCCAGGTATGTCGGTGGTTCCCACCGTGTATACCGGAAAGTAG
- a CDS encoding DHA2 family efflux MFS transporter permease subunit, whose protein sequence is MPENRSNPPEINPWIVAVAVMLGTFMEVLDTTVVNVSLPHIAGSLSATVDETTWVLTSYLVSNAIVLPMTGWLANQFGRKRILLMSVAGFTMASVACGLAPNLATLIIFRVIQGATGGGLQPLSQAIMLEAFPPEKRGKAMAFWALGIVVAPMLGPVLGGWITDTYSWRWVFYINLPVGIMATIMAKLFVWDPPYIGRKSAYIDYIGMGFLVIGIGSLQVLLDKGQTEDWFSSDFIRTLCVLAIFGLVAFTIRELMTKHPIVDLGVFRNRTYATGVFMMTILGFVLYGSTVLLPIWLQTIMGYPALQSGYAMLPRGLGSFLFMPIVGILMGKIEPRKLLIIGLIAAGYSLILLGGLDLNAGYWDIFWPQILQGTAMGLLFVPLTTVTNDAVPVEKMGNATSLFNLMRNIGASIGIASVTTIYARSTRSDLNVLSGNITPYNTAATSAIAGLRATMMKGGADVYTATQQAYAAIFGMMEREAAMLAFIKSFRLLGIIFFCMIPLVFLMRKPRHKGGGGAAMH, encoded by the coding sequence ATGCCGGAGAATCGTTCTAATCCGCCCGAAATCAATCCATGGATCGTCGCCGTAGCGGTGATGCTGGGCACGTTCATGGAAGTGCTCGATACGACCGTTGTAAACGTGTCGCTGCCGCACATCGCGGGCAGCCTCTCGGCGACGGTGGACGAGACCACCTGGGTTCTGACTTCGTACCTAGTCTCGAACGCCATCGTCCTCCCAATGACGGGCTGGCTGGCGAATCAGTTTGGGCGCAAGCGCATCCTGCTGATGTCGGTGGCGGGGTTTACGATGGCCTCGGTCGCCTGCGGACTGGCTCCGAATCTTGCCACTCTCATAATATTCCGTGTCATCCAGGGCGCGACTGGTGGCGGCCTCCAGCCATTGTCGCAGGCCATCATGCTGGAAGCTTTTCCGCCGGAGAAGCGCGGCAAAGCCATGGCGTTCTGGGCGCTCGGCATCGTGGTTGCTCCAATGCTCGGCCCGGTGCTGGGCGGCTGGATCACCGATACTTACAGCTGGCGCTGGGTCTTTTACATCAACCTGCCGGTCGGAATCATGGCCACCATCATGGCCAAGCTGTTCGTCTGGGACCCGCCCTATATCGGCAGGAAATCGGCGTATATCGACTACATCGGGATGGGCTTCCTGGTCATCGGCATCGGATCGTTGCAGGTTTTGCTCGACAAAGGCCAGACGGAAGATTGGTTCAGCTCGGATTTCATTCGCACCCTATGTGTTCTCGCGATTTTTGGTCTAGTCGCCTTTACTATTCGCGAGTTGATGACGAAACATCCGATTGTCGATCTCGGTGTTTTCCGAAATCGAACCTATGCGACCGGCGTTTTCATGATGACCATTCTCGGGTTCGTGCTCTACGGAAGCACGGTGCTGCTGCCGATCTGGCTGCAGACGATCATGGGATATCCGGCGCTGCAGTCGGGGTATGCCATGCTGCCACGCGGTCTCGGTTCGTTCCTGTTCATGCCGATAGTCGGCATTCTCATGGGGAAGATCGAGCCACGAAAGTTATTGATCATTGGCCTGATCGCAGCGGGGTACAGCCTCATCCTGCTTGGCGGCTTGGACCTGAACGCCGGGTACTGGGACATCTTCTGGCCGCAGATTCTGCAGGGAACCGCGATGGGCCTGCTCTTCGTTCCGCTCACCACAGTCACGAATGACGCGGTGCCGGTCGAGAAGATGGGCAACGCGACCAGCCTCTTCAACTTGATGCGAAATATCGGCGCCAGCATCGGCATTGCCTCGGTAACAACGATTTACGCTCGCTCCACGCGCAGCGATCTCAATGTCTTGAGTGGGAACATTACGCCATACAATACCGCGGCTACTTCAGCGATAGCGGGGTTGCGGGCGACAATGATGAAGGGCGGGGCGGACGTGTATACGGCAACGCAGCAGGCCTATGCCGCGATTTTCGGCATGATGGAACGCGAGGCGGCCATGCTCGCCTTCATTAAGTCCTTCCGCCTGCTGGGCATTATTTTCTTCTGCATGATCCCGCTGGTGTTCCTGATGCGCAAACCTCGGCATAAGGGCGGCGGGGGCGCGGCAATGCACTGA
- a CDS encoding response regulator, translating into MTRVLLVDDDSRIVQLLSTVLEMNGFGVTQATSASEARAAIESDGFEIVITDLSMETPTAGFEVVRAARDRSPRPIIVVVTAYPVPSAEWRRMGADALYIKGSNTTALPEQLKELMQRRLRASSPKAEPIRRVRFS; encoded by the coding sequence ATGACTCGGGTATTACTGGTTGATGATGACAGCCGCATCGTTCAACTCCTCTCGACCGTGCTGGAGATGAACGGGTTCGGAGTTACGCAGGCAACGTCGGCGTCAGAGGCGAGGGCGGCGATTGAAAGCGACGGCTTTGAGATCGTGATCACAGACCTGAGCATGGAGACACCGACAGCGGGATTCGAGGTCGTCCGGGCCGCCCGGGATCGGTCTCCGCGCCCAATTATCGTTGTGGTGACAGCTTACCCGGTACCTTCTGCCGAGTGGCGGCGCATGGGTGCCGACGCTCTCTACATCAAAGGGAGCAATACAACGGCGCTTCCTGAGCAGTTAAAGGAACTGATGCAGAGACGGCTCCGAGCATCATCGCCAAAGGCGGAGCCTATTCGCCGGGTGCGCTTCTCCTGA
- a CDS encoding ornithine cyclodeaminase family protein, with protein sequence MRFVDRDEVARRLTYEVCIPIVRDAMIAFSCGETKQLLRSIMSLSEGRLFGVMPGAMGAHAPFGAKLISVFHGNFSKGIQSHQGVVVLFDPESGAPVCIVHAGEITAIRTAAASAVATDVLARKDARRMALLGYGEQAQTHARAISKVRKIETITVWGRSAERARAFAESMQAELRVPARAAADVRDAVAEADIICTVTSAPEPILKGAWVRPGTHVNVVGSSYAGPAEIDHDLVVRSRFIVDSREGVLAQGAEFLRAKAAGLIGDDHIAGEIGEVLAGRVEGRRSADEITIYKSLGHVVQDLASAWALYSNDDSVA encoded by the coding sequence ATGCGTTTTGTAGACCGCGATGAGGTAGCGAGACGTTTGACTTACGAAGTCTGCATTCCAATCGTTCGCGATGCGATGATCGCGTTTTCGTGCGGCGAGACAAAGCAGCTGCTGCGCTCCATTATGTCGTTGTCGGAAGGGCGCTTATTCGGAGTCATGCCCGGCGCGATGGGAGCACATGCTCCGTTCGGCGCAAAGCTGATCAGCGTGTTTCACGGAAATTTTTCGAAAGGAATCCAGTCTCACCAGGGAGTGGTCGTCCTGTTCGATCCCGAGAGCGGCGCGCCGGTCTGCATTGTTCACGCCGGGGAAATCACCGCGATTCGCACCGCAGCTGCGAGCGCAGTCGCGACGGATGTGCTGGCACGCAAGGACGCGCGCCGAATGGCGCTGCTCGGCTATGGTGAACAGGCGCAAACGCACGCGCGCGCAATCAGCAAAGTTCGAAAGATCGAAACGATTACTGTCTGGGGACGATCAGCCGAGCGTGCGCGAGCCTTCGCCGAGAGCATGCAAGCAGAGCTGCGAGTTCCCGCCAGAGCGGCTGCCGACGTGCGCGACGCGGTCGCGGAGGCGGACATTATTTGTACTGTAACGTCCGCGCCGGAGCCGATCCTGAAAGGTGCATGGGTCCGGCCGGGAACGCACGTGAATGTAGTTGGCTCGAGCTACGCCGGTCCCGCGGAGATCGACCACGATCTCGTCGTGCGGTCGCGCTTCATCGTCGACAGCCGTGAAGGCGTGCTCGCGCAGGGCGCCGAATTCCTTCGTGCCAAAGCCGCAGGACTGATCGGAGACGATCACATCGCCGGCGAAATCGGCGAAGTCCTCGCAGGAAGAGTCGAAGGGAGACGGTCGGCCGACGAGATCACGATTTACAAGTCGCTCGGGCATGTGGTGCAGGACCTGGCGAGCGCTTGGGCGCTGTACTCGAACGATGATTCGGTGGCATAG
- a CDS encoding TolC family protein: MLSLGVEAQTTPAAGYSVGTPPPTPNVIQQLSAGQTPLAGSRPAPLQPGTVSLSLLDAIDRGLKYNLGIILSEQGNRSASAARLRALSEMLPHINARVAESVQQINLAAYGIPIAPGTPSIIGPFSIFDSRALLNETLGFNSLYKERAASENVRAARYSYQNTRDLIVLVVGSSYLQALADASRVAAVTAEVQTAQALYDQAVNLKNAGMTAGIDVMRAQVELQAQQQRLLVAQNDYDKQLLSLARTIGVPMGQDFKLADTMPNSAPVPITFDEALKRAYEKRSDYHQLQAQLRAAELSVKAAKAERYPELGVNGDYGVLGKTPGNSHGTFTAATGVTIPIFEGRKIDADVLQAETVLQQRQAELDDLRQRIEYEVRTAFLDVNAATAQLKVATSALAVAREQVSQSRDRFAAGVTNTVEVVQAQEQRATAEENYIDSLYAHNVAKLNLARALGVAEEATKRFLGGQH; encoded by the coding sequence TTGTTGAGCTTAGGGGTCGAGGCGCAGACCACACCTGCGGCTGGTTATTCCGTGGGAACGCCGCCGCCTACCCCCAATGTCATACAGCAGCTCAGTGCCGGACAGACCCCTCTGGCGGGATCGCGCCCCGCTCCCCTGCAGCCGGGGACGGTCTCTCTCTCGCTGCTGGATGCCATTGACCGCGGGCTGAAGTACAACCTCGGCATTATTCTTTCCGAACAGGGGAACAGGTCGGCAAGCGCCGCCAGACTCCGCGCGCTCAGCGAGATGCTTCCGCACATCAACGCGCGCGTTGCCGAAAGCGTGCAGCAGATCAACCTGGCGGCCTACGGAATTCCAATCGCGCCGGGAACTCCCAGCATCATTGGACCATTCAGTATCTTTGACAGTCGCGCGCTTCTCAATGAGACTCTCGGATTCAACTCGCTCTACAAAGAGCGAGCCGCCAGCGAGAACGTTCGCGCCGCGCGCTACTCCTACCAGAACACGCGCGATCTCATCGTGCTGGTAGTCGGCTCTTCTTATCTGCAGGCGCTCGCCGATGCTTCCAGGGTTGCGGCGGTAACCGCTGAGGTCCAGACGGCGCAGGCCCTTTATGACCAGGCGGTGAACCTGAAGAACGCCGGGATGACGGCCGGAATCGATGTAATGCGCGCACAGGTGGAACTGCAGGCGCAGCAGCAGCGACTCCTCGTTGCCCAGAACGACTACGACAAGCAACTGCTTTCGCTGGCGCGCACCATCGGTGTGCCCATGGGACAGGACTTCAAGCTGGCCGACACGATGCCCAATTCCGCACCGGTGCCGATCACGTTTGATGAAGCTCTGAAGCGCGCATACGAGAAAAGATCGGATTACCACCAGTTGCAGGCGCAGCTTCGTGCCGCTGAATTGTCGGTGAAGGCGGCAAAAGCGGAACGGTATCCGGAACTAGGTGTCAACGGCGATTACGGAGTTCTCGGCAAGACTCCCGGGAATTCGCACGGAACCTTCACGGCAGCTACGGGAGTGACGATTCCCATCTTCGAGGGCCGTAAGATCGATGCGGATGTCCTGCAGGCCGAGACAGTATTGCAGCAACGCCAGGCCGAACTCGACGACCTTCGCCAGCGCATCGAATACGAGGTCCGCACGGCCTTCCTTGACGTCAATGCCGCAACAGCGCAACTCAAGGTGGCAACCAGCGCGCTTGCGGTCGCACGGGAGCAGGTTTCGCAGTCGCGCGATCGCTTCGCTGCCGGCGTGACCAACACGGTGGAAGTGGTGCAGGCACAAGAGCAACGCGCCACGGCGGAAGAGAATTACATCGACAGTCTTTATGCTCATAACGTGGCCAAGCTGAACTTGGCGCGCGCCCTCGGTGTTGCCGAAGAGGCGACGAAAAGATTCTTAGGAGGACAGCACTAG
- a CDS encoding M1 family aminopeptidase yields MHLCLEDRRQKRVLLHPGLKLSSFLIFLLSATWLHAATISGTVKDPKGAVIVGAKVEISGGDLAQPILLTTDAVGHFVSPDLKPGKYTVRVTQPGFEPREEAVDANAASELHLTLAIATKETKLSITGAPGTYANSDPVYRKLREIGLGQSFQVKNFNLNVDAGSFHLEQGTLTFLAPVNGISTGAVFVGEGHFTLKPVTILDTHELNRRIGADQLDEDFTDVVIRFTGDAHRSLLAGIGDPVPTPAEATAVFQHWEEKVRHRREIPLGFTESLLTDETMDNVDADVLAAIYNPAHPMFFNAYIHGKKHKDLRFFLRMRVGALPQLDSPEEVALINCDTDGMNDGVWYLAHTKSEYLNGTASSSEDRRLFATHRYKIETVIAKNQHLFSTATIWFEPLVQGERVVKFGLLPNLRVSQVLDDKGQNLNFIQEGRKEDGSFYVVLPAAPPMGQETSITIEYAGDKVIENAGGGSYYVQARSSWYPNLNGFGERATYDLTFKVPRKFKLISVGDLKQESVEQDVAVTHWVTPMPVAVAGFNYGDYQKLELDSGKDDKTSYKISGYYLTELPGSLANYSILKTMAPRSMTEFAMQQTRAQLQICSLYFGKSPYDSINITEQPNFNFGQSWPYLVYLPISAYTDSTQRWMLFGNINNKFTGFVDEVTPHEVSHQWWGHEVGWASYHDQWLSEGFAEFSAGLFTEIAYGNNHKEYLQFWDRLRHRTLEKNKFGVAPNDAGPIWMGLRLISPKSEEAYQDVIYSKGAYVLQMLRSIMYTPGDKLFIDTMHDFVQTYQGRAASTEDFEKIVERHMTKAMDLQGSGKMDWFFREWVYGTEVPKYQFEYQLTPADGGKVKLSMKITQSEVDPNFAMLVPVFADFGKGMMRIGQVAVVGNSTRTGETLLPMQPKKVALNVERDILER; encoded by the coding sequence GTGCATCTCTGCCTCGAAGACCGCCGCCAGAAACGCGTCCTGTTACATCCCGGGCTAAAACTGAGTTCCTTCCTCATTTTCCTGCTGAGCGCCACATGGTTGCATGCGGCTACGATTTCCGGAACCGTGAAGGATCCCAAGGGCGCCGTAATCGTCGGTGCGAAAGTTGAAATCAGCGGCGGGGACCTGGCGCAACCGATTCTGCTCACCACGGACGCCGTAGGGCATTTCGTCTCCCCAGACCTGAAGCCCGGGAAGTACACGGTTCGCGTCACTCAACCGGGCTTCGAACCTCGTGAGGAAGCAGTTGATGCAAACGCGGCGTCAGAACTTCACCTGACGTTAGCGATCGCCACGAAGGAAACAAAGCTCTCCATCACGGGCGCTCCGGGTACATACGCGAATTCGGATCCGGTATACCGCAAGTTGCGCGAGATCGGACTGGGACAGAGCTTCCAGGTGAAGAACTTCAACCTCAACGTGGATGCCGGCAGTTTCCATTTAGAACAGGGTACTCTGACTTTCCTGGCGCCTGTGAACGGGATCTCCACCGGCGCAGTGTTCGTCGGCGAAGGGCACTTCACGCTGAAACCGGTGACGATTCTCGACACACATGAACTCAACCGCCGGATCGGCGCCGACCAACTCGATGAAGATTTTACCGACGTCGTCATCCGCTTTACCGGCGACGCTCATCGCAGCTTGCTGGCCGGCATCGGGGACCCCGTGCCCACACCGGCCGAGGCGACTGCGGTCTTCCAGCATTGGGAGGAGAAGGTGCGGCATCGCCGCGAGATACCACTCGGATTCACCGAATCCCTGCTGACCGACGAGACAATGGACAATGTCGACGCCGATGTTCTGGCCGCGATCTATAACCCTGCCCACCCGATGTTCTTCAATGCGTACATTCACGGCAAGAAACACAAAGACCTGCGCTTCTTCCTGAGAATGCGCGTAGGCGCCTTGCCGCAATTGGATTCACCCGAAGAAGTGGCGCTGATCAATTGCGACACAGACGGCATGAACGATGGCGTGTGGTACCTCGCGCACACGAAATCGGAATACCTGAACGGCACGGCCAGTTCCAGCGAGGACCGGCGGTTGTTCGCCACCCATCGCTACAAAATCGAGACTGTCATTGCCAAGAACCAGCATCTGTTCAGCACCGCCACGATCTGGTTCGAACCGCTCGTGCAAGGCGAGCGCGTGGTCAAATTCGGCTTGCTGCCGAACCTCCGCGTGTCTCAGGTCCTCGACGATAAGGGACAGAACCTCAACTTCATCCAGGAAGGACGGAAAGAAGATGGCTCTTTTTACGTCGTCCTTCCGGCAGCTCCACCGATGGGGCAGGAGACGTCGATCACGATCGAGTATGCGGGCGACAAGGTCATTGAAAATGCCGGCGGCGGTTCCTACTACGTTCAAGCGAGAAGCTCCTGGTATCCCAACCTCAATGGCTTTGGCGAACGCGCGACCTACGACCTCACCTTTAAGGTGCCGCGCAAATTCAAATTGATCAGCGTCGGAGACCTGAAGCAGGAATCCGTCGAGCAGGACGTCGCGGTGACGCATTGGGTCACACCCATGCCGGTAGCCGTGGCCGGATTCAACTACGGCGACTACCAGAAATTGGAGTTGGACAGCGGCAAGGACGACAAGACCAGTTACAAGATCAGCGGCTACTATCTGACCGAGTTGCCCGGTTCACTCGCGAACTACAGCATCTTGAAAACGATGGCTCCCCGCAGCATGACCGAATTCGCGATGCAGCAGACGCGCGCGCAACTGCAGATCTGCAGCCTGTATTTTGGCAAGAGCCCTTACGATTCCATCAACATTACCGAGCAGCCAAACTTCAACTTCGGACAGTCGTGGCCCTACCTCGTCTATCTTCCCATCTCCGCGTACACCGACTCCACGCAGCGATGGATGCTGTTCGGAAACATCAACAACAAGTTCACCGGCTTCGTCGATGAAGTCACCCCACACGAAGTTTCTCACCAGTGGTGGGGACATGAGGTGGGCTGGGCCTCTTATCACGACCAGTGGCTCTCCGAAGGATTTGCCGAATTCTCCGCCGGGCTGTTTACAGAAATCGCGTACGGAAATAACCACAAGGAGTATCTGCAATTCTGGGATCGCCTGCGACATCGCACTCTCGAGAAGAACAAATTCGGAGTCGCGCCGAACGACGCTGGACCGATTTGGATGGGGTTACGCCTGATTTCGCCGAAAAGCGAGGAAGCGTATCAGGATGTCATCTACTCCAAGGGCGCGTACGTATTGCAAATGCTTCGATCCATTATGTACACCCCCGGAGACAAGCTCTTCATCGACACGATGCATGATTTCGTCCAAACCTATCAGGGCCGTGCGGCGAGCACCGAAGACTTTGAAAAGATCGTGGAGCGCCACATGACGAAAGCGATGGACCTGCAAGGGAGCGGAAAGATGGACTGGTTCTTCCGTGAGTGGGTGTACGGGACGGAGGTTCCGAAATATCAGTTCGAGTACCAGTTGACTCCGGCGGACGGCGGCAAAGTGAAGCTGTCGATGAAGATCACGCAAAGCGAAGTCGATCCTAATTTCGCCATGCTGGTTCCGGTGTTTGCAGATTTCGGCAAAGGCATGATGCGTATCGGACAGGTCGCCGTCGTCGGCAACTCCACGCGCACAGGAGAGACACTGCTCCCAATGCAACCAAAGAAGGTTGCACTCAATGTGGAACGGGACATCCTGGAGCGTTGA